In Georgenia soli, a genomic segment contains:
- a CDS encoding heavy metal translocating P-type ATPase yields the protein MAHHEHAEHRSGAGSPPHEGHAAPPPEHDRHGGVDTRALHAAHAGHDISGHDAHAAHDAHAGHDMSGHGGHGHAGHGDHVGQFRRLFWIMLVLAIPTVLLSPVFAMIIGYELPDLPGITWVAPVLGTVIYVWGGRPFLTGAVSELRARKPGMMLLIGMAITVAFVASWGAQLGLLSPQLEFWWELALLVVIMLLGHWIEMRSLAQTSSALDSLAALLPDEAERVDGDQVTKVAPADLRLGDVVIVRPGGRIPADGEVVDGGADVDESMITGESRPVRREAGDHVVAGTVATDNALRVRISAVGENTALAGIQRLVAEAQASSSRAQRLADKAAGWLFWFALGAAAITLVAWSLLGTPEQAWIRVITVLVIACPHALGLAIPLVVSIATERAAKGGVLVKDRMALEQMRTVDAVLFDKTGTLTEGRPALTGVVAVGGTGEGELLALAAAAESDSEHPLARAIVDGAGHRGLDVPRATDFSASTAVGVRATVEGRSVAVGGPALLHEHGHDPLRETAEWSAAGSTVLHVLVDGEIAGALALADAVRPVSREAVDALHDLGVHVVMITGDAEPVARAVAEELGIDQVFAQVRPEHKSEKVAELQQQGRTVAMVGDGVNDAPALAQADVGIAIGAGTDVAIASAGVILASDDPRSVLSVIQLSRAAYRKMKQNLWWAAGYNLVSVPLAAGVLAPVGFVMPMAVGALLMSLSTVVVAMNAQLLRRLDLSPEAAVAASAGAPKVQPVRERELVGAGR from the coding sequence ATGGCGCACCACGAGCACGCCGAGCACCGGAGCGGAGCAGGATCGCCCCCGCACGAGGGGCACGCCGCGCCACCGCCTGAGCACGACCGTCACGGAGGCGTCGACACCCGCGCGCTCCACGCCGCGCACGCGGGGCACGACATCTCCGGTCACGACGCCCATGCGGCTCACGACGCCCACGCGGGTCACGACATGTCGGGCCACGGCGGCCACGGTCACGCCGGGCACGGGGACCACGTCGGGCAGTTCCGCCGGCTCTTCTGGATCATGCTCGTCCTGGCGATCCCGACCGTGCTGCTCAGCCCGGTGTTCGCCATGATCATCGGCTACGAGCTGCCCGACCTGCCGGGCATCACCTGGGTCGCCCCCGTGCTCGGGACGGTCATCTACGTCTGGGGCGGGCGGCCGTTCCTCACCGGCGCCGTCAGTGAGCTGCGGGCCCGGAAGCCCGGGATGATGCTGCTGATCGGCATGGCCATCACGGTCGCCTTCGTCGCCTCCTGGGGCGCACAGCTCGGCCTCCTCTCGCCCCAGCTCGAGTTCTGGTGGGAGCTCGCCCTGCTGGTCGTGATCATGCTGCTCGGCCACTGGATCGAGATGCGCTCCCTCGCGCAGACCTCCTCCGCGCTCGACTCGCTCGCCGCGCTCCTGCCGGACGAGGCGGAGCGGGTCGACGGCGACCAGGTCACCAAGGTCGCCCCCGCCGACCTGCGGCTGGGAGACGTCGTCATCGTCCGCCCCGGCGGCCGGATCCCGGCCGACGGCGAGGTGGTCGACGGCGGCGCCGACGTCGACGAGTCGATGATCACCGGTGAGTCGAGGCCGGTGCGCCGCGAGGCCGGCGACCACGTCGTCGCCGGCACCGTCGCCACGGACAACGCGCTGCGGGTCCGTATCTCCGCCGTCGGTGAGAACACGGCGCTGGCGGGCATCCAGCGGCTCGTCGCCGAGGCGCAGGCCTCCTCCAGCCGTGCCCAGCGCCTGGCCGACAAGGCCGCCGGCTGGCTGTTCTGGTTCGCGCTCGGCGCCGCCGCGATCACGCTCGTCGCCTGGTCGCTGCTCGGCACCCCGGAGCAGGCCTGGATCCGCGTCATCACCGTGCTCGTCATCGCCTGCCCTCACGCCCTGGGCCTCGCGATCCCGCTGGTCGTCTCGATCGCCACGGAACGCGCCGCGAAGGGTGGCGTGCTCGTCAAGGACCGCATGGCGCTCGAGCAGATGCGCACCGTCGACGCCGTCCTCTTCGACAAGACCGGCACCCTCACCGAGGGCCGGCCCGCCCTGACCGGCGTCGTCGCTGTCGGCGGCACCGGCGAGGGCGAGCTGCTCGCGCTCGCCGCGGCCGCCGAGTCCGACAGCGAGCACCCGCTCGCCCGGGCCATCGTCGACGGCGCAGGCCACCGCGGTCTCGACGTCCCGCGGGCGACGGACTTCTCCGCGTCGACCGCCGTCGGGGTCCGCGCCACGGTCGAGGGACGCTCGGTCGCCGTCGGCGGGCCCGCCCTGCTCCACGAGCACGGTCACGACCCGCTCCGGGAGACGGCGGAGTGGTCCGCTGCCGGCTCGACGGTGCTGCACGTCCTCGTCGACGGTGAGATCGCCGGGGCGCTCGCGCTCGCCGACGCCGTCCGCCCGGTCTCGCGCGAGGCGGTCGACGCGCTGCACGACCTCGGCGTGCACGTCGTCATGATCACCGGCGACGCGGAGCCCGTGGCCCGAGCGGTGGCCGAGGAGCTCGGCATCGACCAGGTCTTCGCCCAGGTCCGGCCCGAGCACAAGAGCGAGAAGGTGGCCGAGCTGCAGCAGCAGGGCCGCACCGTCGCGATGGTCGGCGACGGCGTCAACGACGCCCCGGCCCTGGCGCAGGCCGACGTCGGTATCGCCATCGGTGCCGGCACGGACGTGGCCATCGCCTCGGCAGGCGTCATCCTCGCCTCGGACGACCCTCGCTCGGTGCTCTCGGTCATCCAGCTCTCGCGGGCGGCCTACCGGAAGATGAAGCAGAACCTGTGGTGGGCGGCCGGTTACAACCTCGTCTCCGTGCCGCTCGCGGCCGGGGTGCTCGCGCCCGTCGGGTTCGTGATGCCGATGGCGGTGGGCGCGCTGCTCATGTCGCTCTCGACCGTCGTCGTCGCGATGAACGCCCAGCTGCTGCGACGGCTCGACCTCAGCCCCGAGGCGGCTGTCGCCGCGTCCGCCGGGGCGCCGAAGGTGCAGCCGGTCCGCGAGCGGGAGCTGGTCGGCGCCGGGCGCTGA
- a CDS encoding four-helix bundle copper-binding protein — protein sequence MRTTEMLAAHPSEPTMDAKLLSRAIDALAACAQTCTACADACLAEDMVAELRGCIRTDLDCADICATTLRVLTRQTGADVTVVRAQLQACVVACRTCGDECESHAEMHEHCRVCAEACRECEEACTQLLATIA from the coding sequence ATGAGGACTACCGAGATGCTGGCCGCGCACCCGTCGGAGCCGACCATGGACGCGAAGCTCCTGAGCCGGGCGATCGACGCGCTCGCCGCCTGCGCCCAGACCTGCACGGCCTGTGCCGACGCCTGCCTGGCCGAGGACATGGTGGCCGAGCTGCGCGGGTGCATCCGCACCGACCTGGACTGCGCCGACATCTGCGCGACGACGCTGCGCGTCCTGACCCGTCAGACCGGGGCCGACGTCACCGTGGTCCGAGCCCAGCTGCAGGCGTGCGTCGTGGCGTGCCGCACCTGCGGGGACGAGTGCGAGTCGCACGCCGAGATGCACGAGCACTGCCGGGTGTGCGCCGAGGCGTGCCGGGAGTGCGAGGAGGCCTGCACGCAGCTGCTCGCCACCATCGCCTGA
- a CDS encoding ASCH domain-containing protein, which yields MWTAYAAAHPEAVAAAPQHTVDRFGDSAELSDELLGLVLHGPKRATADLVSEFLARGERLPQVGSHWVACDGAGVPRAVLRSTELRLGTIADADEAFARDEGEDDRTLESWLREHRRYWERTCAARGARFTDEDEIVFERFRVVWPPELAD from the coding sequence ATGTGGACCGCGTACGCGGCCGCCCACCCGGAGGCGGTGGCGGCCGCGCCGCAGCACACCGTGGACCGGTTCGGCGACTCCGCCGAGCTGTCCGACGAGCTGCTCGGTCTCGTGCTCCACGGCCCGAAGCGCGCCACCGCCGACCTCGTGTCCGAGTTCCTCGCGCGCGGCGAGAGGCTGCCCCAGGTCGGCTCCCACTGGGTGGCGTGCGACGGCGCCGGAGTGCCGCGCGCCGTGCTGCGCAGCACCGAGCTGCGGCTGGGGACCATCGCCGACGCCGACGAGGCGTTCGCCCGGGACGAGGGCGAGGACGACCGCACCCTGGAGTCGTGGCTGCGCGAGCACCGCCGCTACTGGGAACGCACGTGCGCCGCGCGGGGCGCGCGCTTCACCGACGAGGACGAGATCGTCTTCGAGCGCTTCCGCGTGGTGTGGCCGCCGGAGCTCGCCGACTGA